One genomic window of Opitutia bacterium includes the following:
- a CDS encoding tryptophan synthase subunit alpha has translation MDRIADAFARTRAEKRAAFVAYLCAGDPDFDTSLAACRAVIEAGVDVLELGVPFSDPLADGLTNQLAAQRALESGMTVARVLELVRRIREFSAVPVVFYTYYNLVFANGVDASVRAAKEAGADGMLVLDLPPEEAGDFSAACQAHGMKSVFIVAPTTPDARLVKICGAATGFIYYVSREGVTGERGEVAAGIGEAVARIKAHTALPVVVGFGISNREQVRAVAASRTDGVVVGSALVNVIKANLAARDAIAPQLKAKAADLVAGVRGAA, from the coding sequence ATGGATCGCATCGCCGACGCTTTTGCCCGCACCCGCGCCGAAAAACGCGCCGCCTTCGTCGCCTACTTGTGCGCGGGCGATCCGGACTTCGACACCTCGCTCGCCGCCTGTCGCGCAGTGATCGAGGCGGGCGTCGACGTGCTGGAACTCGGCGTGCCGTTCTCCGATCCGCTGGCGGACGGACTCACCAATCAACTCGCCGCCCAACGCGCGCTCGAGAGCGGCATGACGGTCGCGCGCGTGCTCGAACTCGTGCGGCGCATCCGCGAGTTCAGCGCGGTGCCGGTGGTCTTCTACACCTACTACAACCTCGTGTTCGCGAACGGCGTCGACGCCTCGGTGCGCGCGGCGAAGGAAGCCGGCGCTGATGGCATGCTCGTGCTCGACCTGCCGCCGGAGGAAGCCGGAGACTTCAGCGCCGCGTGCCAGGCGCACGGGATGAAGAGCGTGTTCATCGTCGCGCCGACGACACCCGACGCGCGCCTTGTAAAGATCTGCGGCGCGGCGACCGGCTTCATCTACTACGTTTCCCGCGAGGGCGTGACGGGCGAGCGCGGCGAAGTGGCCGCGGGCATCGGCGAGGCGGTCGCACGCATCAAGGCGCACACGGCGCTGCCGGTCGTCGTCGGCTTCGGTATTTCGAATCGCGAGCAGGTTCGCGCCGTCGCCGCTTCGCGGACGGACGGCGTGGTCGTCGGCTCGGCGCTGGTCAACGTGATCAAGGCCAACCTCGCTGCGCGCGACGCGATCGCGCCGCAACTCAAAGCGAAGGCCGCCGACCTCGTCGCCGGCGTGCGCGGAGCCGCTTGA
- a CDS encoding endonuclease/exonuclease/phosphatase family protein codes for MARIRLLTYNIAHARGLSLHQTLRSRARIRAQLVNIAHLIKRLDADIVALQEIDENSRWNGSFDHLAFLAEHTGLPHFVHGVNNRLARFGGHLHLNYGNAVLSRYPIAHHENVPFGRRVIGEKGALFTEIETPAGRVPVMSVHMHHRSRTSRLKQAARLIEFIDHQRMHRGAHWRARPILCGDMNNPSHTPDATAMLLGYFEEFDNYTLLPKGLAGRALHTFPSFFPSRALDYIYLPSQCCDPEVTVVRSYLSDHRPVLVEFRL; via the coding sequence ATGGCGCGGATCCGACTGTTGACCTACAACATCGCCCACGCCCGCGGGCTGAGTCTCCACCAAACGTTGCGGTCGCGCGCCCGGATTCGGGCCCAGCTCGTCAACATCGCGCACCTCATCAAGCGCCTCGATGCCGACATCGTCGCGCTCCAGGAGATCGACGAGAACTCGCGCTGGAACGGCAGCTTCGACCACCTCGCGTTTCTCGCCGAGCACACCGGGCTGCCGCATTTCGTCCACGGTGTGAACAACCGCCTCGCACGCTTCGGGGGACATCTGCACCTGAACTACGGCAATGCCGTCCTGTCGCGCTACCCGATTGCCCACCACGAAAATGTCCCGTTTGGCCGGCGGGTGATCGGCGAAAAAGGCGCGCTCTTCACCGAGATCGAGACGCCGGCCGGACGCGTGCCGGTGATGAGCGTCCACATGCACCACCGCTCGCGCACCTCACGCCTCAAGCAGGCGGCGCGGCTCATCGAGTTTATCGATCACCAGCGGATGCATCGCGGAGCCCATTGGCGTGCGCGGCCGATTCTGTGCGGCGACATGAACAACCCCTCCCACACGCCCGACGCGACGGCGATGTTGCTCGGTTACTTCGAGGAGTTCGACAACTACACGCTTCTGCCCAAGGGGCTCGCCGGGCGGGCGCTGCACACGTTCCCGTCCTTTTTCCCGAGTCGGGCCCTGGACTACATCTACCTGCCGAGCCAGTGCTGCGACCCCGAGGTGACAGTGGTGCGCAGCTACCTGTCGGATCACCGGCCGGTGCTGGTCGAGTTCCGTCTCTGA